CCATGAAGACTTCTAGATTTTCTGACAAATACTGCTCTCTGAATCTTCTTCATGGTGGGTCGCGAGACCATCATATTGCCCCATCACCCAGTCGTCCTACTCATGTGACCAATGTAAGTTAGCATCCAAGAACTCGCCTGCAGTTCTGTTTAGCTTGGTTTCTCTGAGGGCCCGTTATATGTGTAAACTTTGTAACGGGTAGGCTTCCCCACTTCCGTCTTCATTATAGGACTTTCAGGGGGAGCGGTAACTCCCCACATCTTCAGCAGTCCCCATTCGGGCTTAGAACCCCACATATCGGGGACTGTCAAGCCAACATAAACATACCGTAAAAGCATTTAAAAGACAAAAGAACCTAAATGCTCCACTTGCTGTCATCTACAAACCAGCCCAACGCAAGCGACATTGCTATAAATAGTGCGAAAACTGCTACGAACTCATATTCCCGTTCCATTGATTTCAAGATTTTCCCTGAAGTGTCAGGCAACTCTTTGGCAACATATCTTAGCATCCCATAAACGAGATTTGCGATTATTGTGGTAACCGCAACGAAGAAGCTACTCCAGCGCTCTTCTGTCAATTGTTTCACCTCACCTTCTCTGCGGGTTGGAAGCCTCGCTCTTTAGAGTGGGTAGGAAAGGCCGAAACTTTTTATCCTCCATCTTCTAGAAGCACGGGCAACCGTGGGGAGGGTGTCCCTTTGGGAACCCCCACCCCTCAGGGCGAGGAGGAGGTCAGGTACCTCTCCCGAGCACCAAAGATATCAACCAATGCCTCAGCAACTCCGTACAGCGGAATAATCATTCCCAACCCTGCCAACAAAACGCTCAACAACTTGATGAATCCAAGTGGGTCATCAGAAATCCCGAGCGTTTGGAGAAGGTAAGTGTGAACGCCCTTGACAAGTAAGTAGTACAGCCAGAGCGGGCTCACCATTGCCATCTCAACGAGTATCCAAATAAACTCTTCGAGGAATCTCAGATCATCCTTGAAGTCCCTCATGAGCTTCACCTCTACTATCGCTCGTCTTCGAAAGCCATTTAATCAATCCCGTAATTAAAGTTACAAGTGCGAGGCGTTTCATTGAGACCACTGAGTTTCCCGTGCGAGAAATCAACGAGAAGAGTAAGAAGGAGAAGGGCTCAGCTCGGTCTCCGTACTGGGAGATGATGTTTTACTGAACGAGAAAACCGCTCGTAGGTTCGCGCGCCGTGATAGCTGGCTCACTCTCACCTGAGGATATCGACCCCGAGAAGTTCAAAGAGGCCATCAGGCTGTGATCAAACATGAGGCTCTTCTTGAGATATTCCATCTCCTCCCAGAAGAGTTCGAAAAAGAGAAAATTAAGGCGAGGATTCCCGTCAGAATACTAGGCAAATTTGGAATAGATGAGAATGAACTGGCAATTCCCTCCGAGGAAGAGTTAATTCTATCTCAGAGAAACTTTCTCCCAACGGAAAGCATAATTGAGGCTAAGAAAAAAGCTATGGAACTTGTTATGAAGCCCGAAAGAGAATACCTACTTCAAAAGTATGGAGAGGACACGGAAGGAGAGTTATGGAAAGTCGAGGACGTTTCTCTCCACCCCCATTATGATGTTAAGGTTCAAGAATTGGGTGAAGGCATGACGAAATTTATTGGGGTTAAAGGACATCTCCCATTCATTTTTCATGCCGAGTTGACAACCATGGAAAGAGAGTTTGCCGAAACTCATCCCAATGAATATAGGTGTATATAGTGGCCAACCTTAGGAAGAGACCCATGATACTGAAGATACACAGACCATTTTCACAAAGGAAGGTACAAGGCATATCTGGTGATTCTTGATGCCTCAGGTATGGTCGAAAAAGAGCTCGAGTGAAAGAAAAGAGCTTAATCAAGGTTAAGTTCAGAAGGTAAAGTGTTGACTTGTGAGACCACTGGGTTCAGAACTTCACTTGATTGGAGCACAAAATAGTCTCAAAAATCCAAACGTTTTTATTATGTAGTTTGTAATTTTAAGACATGACACTCACAAAGGCAGAGCTCAGAGTGCTCTTGGCAATAGCGTCAGGGCCAATTACACTCAAAGAGTTAGCCAGTAAAATGAACCTCTCCAAGAGCACTCTCTCTATTATCCTGCACTCTCTCGAACGAAAGGGACTCATTAATATCGAAGGAAAAAGACCGCTCAAAGCCAAACTCGCCGATAACAAGCCAACCCAGCTCCTAAGAAAAATCCTATTGATGCTCCCTAAAAACTGGACTCTCAAGGTCCTCAGTGGAAGTAGTCTCAAAATGCTCTCGGCTCTCAAAGTTGAGGAACCTCAATCCCCCTGGCTTGTTCAGCTCAAGGCTAACGTGAGCAGAGCAACACTCCATAGAGTTCTCAACGAGCTCATGGAAATGCTCATCGTTGGGAAAAAGAAAGATGGATACTTCGTCAGCGAACGTTTTGCAGTCCTCAAAGACTTCGCCGACGAGTATTTCTATCTCCAGAACTCCACTAGGACTAAAGAGTTCAACGAAAAGGCCGTCCTCGCGTGGAGTGGGGTTGAAGAACTCATTCTTGCAACGGAAACGTTCAAAGGGAAATGCTTTGGAGACTTTCAGCTCACCGGACTGGCTCGTTTCTCTGACTACGGTTTGCCTTTAATTTCCTCGGGTGTTTACCACTACTACTGGCCGGCCAAGGAGCTTGAACTTGAAGAAATCGTTATCCATGCCCTAAAGATGGGCTACGATGCAAGGGAGCTCCTTTACGTCATTGTTCTTTTGAAAGCCCACCCGTTCAGTAAAGAGCGACTCAAACGCTTGGCTGCTAAATTTGAAGTATCCCCCATTGTGGAGGATATTCTTGAGTTTCTCCAAGGGGAGGCCAAGTCTTATCCATTCCCCTCGCGGGAAGAAGTTGAAGAGCTTTGTAAGAGGTACTTTGGAGGTTGTGAAGGTGATAGCGAGGGAAAGACTGATTAGGGAGTTAGAACTTATTGATGAAAAGGCAATGTTGATGAATTCCAGTGAAATTGACCTCTACCTTATTGGCGGTGGAAACTTGGCCTTAAGGGGGATAAAGCCCGCAACGGCCGATATTGATGTTGTCGTTAAAGATCATCGGACTTTAATGGCTCTTGAGAATGTTCTCATAAATCCTTCTCCAAAGTTCCGGACGAGTGGCGGGCTTGTTGTCTATTTGAAGGTCTTTGGTCATGAGTATGAGAAAAAACTAGGTGCAGATGCAGTTTACCAAAAGGTTGATCCAGAAATGGGAGACTTCAACCTCGACGTCTTTGTAAAACGGGTTATGAGAGGAATTCAGTTAAGTGAGGGGGCAGTAGTGCCTGAAGAGTTTCAAAAACTCAAAAGCTCAGAGTTCATCTCGTCTCGGTTGAGGATGTGTTTTCTGTTCAAGGGAGTCACGTCATTGGGCCGCTCGAAGGACATAGATGACATTTTAAGACTTCTTGAGCTCGGAGTTTATTTTGATGTGGTCTTGACGGAGATAGAGGTTCAAAGGAAGCTTCTTGAAGTGGAGACTTTTGAGAGATTGATGTACATTCTTTTTAAGAAAATCAAGCTTGTCCAGAAGATTCTTGAGGAAAAAGGCGTGAGAAGCCGTGGTTTGGATTACTTCATAGATCAACTAAAAGGCTACTTGGAGTAAAAGTTTTGAATTCAAAAAGTTCTCAAATACCAAACTAGCATAAAGCGAGAAAAATGAACAAGGTTAAAGTGTTAAAAAAAGTTCATGGAACCGGGGTAAGTAGTGGAGCGCATTAATGTTGTATCTTGTGGTGTTTGCCGTTTCATCTTCTGTTTTCTACGTTTCCGCAGAACTGAATAGTATTGAAAGTGGCTTAAGAAAATAAAAACTCTCAGAGGAGGTTTTCAATAAGCCTGTAATCCTCCTCCGGAATTTCCCTCATGGCCTTGCCCATGAGGTGGCCACTCCACTTCTTCTTGTTCTTTATGAAGTTCAGCTTCGGAATCAGGGGTTTAAACTTCACTTCCCCGATCTTTATCGGCCTTATCTTCACCCTTATCGGATAACTCTCTCCTGGGGTATGGGACTTGAATATCCTTGTGGAGTCATTGTAGGGCTCGCTCGCGACCTCAAAGATACCAACTATCATAGGCTCTAGAACTTCGCCTTTCCTGTTTTCCTGCTTTACGTAGAATACCAGCTTATCTCCTGGCTTGACCCTCCTTATAGTGTTTTCGTGCCTCTTAGGCACGCCCCAAACGTTCTTCTCTCTAATAACTTTCCAATTATCTCTACTGGTTATGCACAACCAGTATCTCATTGCTCGGCCCTCCTCAAGATCTCTTCGTACTCATCCCTCTTAATATACCTTCCGGAGACAACGACGAACCTCTTCGGCTTGACCTTCTTCTTGTACTTCCTCACGTTCTTGAGCTTGATCACTAGCCATTCCCTCGACCTTCCTCCCCTAGTCTGCCACCTCTTCCTGTCCCTCTCGTACTTTCTAAGTTCATCTGGAGTTAGGAAGAGCTCGTCCTTGTACTTCCTTATTATCTCTTCGACGTTCGTAAAGTGCTCGACGCTCTCGATCTCTGCCTCCCCTTGGAATCCTTGGTCTTCCCTCGAGGCGTAGAAGATGAGCTTCATTCCGGGCTTGACCCTTAAGGTGGCCGGCTTCACGAAAACCCTCTTTCCGCCCTTGAGTATCCTATCAAGGAGTTGCTTGGGAACAGGAAAGGTCACCCCAACAATATCCATAGTCCATCCCACTATTCCTTGGAGGGATTAAATTTTATACCTTCCCCTTGCGAAATAATTTGGGGGTTAAACATGAGGCTAATAGAGAGCTTGAAGTTTCCCCTCTTTAAGGTAAACAAGATGAGCGAAAAGGAGAAGGGGCCCGCTAGGCCCCCCTATTGGGAAATGGTCTTCTGGTGGACGAGGAAGCCTCTAATTGGAGCTAGGGCTATAATAGCCGCATCCCTCCTTCCGGATGATGTTGATGTTAGCAGGTTCGAGACGGCTATTGGATTGAACCAGAGCACACCTCACAGGGTCAATCCCAGGATACCGCCAGAGTGGGAGAAGTACTTCAGGGGAAAGAAGCTTCTGGATCCGTTCGCGGGCTTCGGCTCAATTCCCCTGGAAGCTTTGAGGTTAGGCTTGAACGTGACGGCCGTAGAACTTTTACCAGTAGCTTATGTCTTCCTAAAGGCTATCCTGGAGTATCCCAGGAAGTTTGGAAAGCCCCTTGTCAAGGACGTTGAGAGGTGGGGCAACTGGATTACTGAACAACTGAAGAAGGATCCTGAGATTGGGGAGCTATACGATGATGACGTTGCGGTTTACATTGGAACTTGGGAAGTTAAGTGCCCACACTGCGGGAGGTGGACTCCTGCTATAGGCAACTACTGGTTAGCAAGGGTAAAGGACGGGAAGAGGTACAAGAGGCTAGCTTACATGGTTCCTGAGAGGAGATGTGATGATGTCGAAATAAGGATAATCGACCTGAACGAGATAATCGGCGACGTTTCAAATGCTGAGGTCAAGGGGAACGACATAATCTTCCAGGGAAGGGTTTACATTGAGAAGGTTAGGAAGGCTCTAGGGGATGGAAAGCTTAGGGAGGGGGACGTTAAGATAGACGGTGATAAGGTAATCTTCAGGGTTCCCTCTCCGAACATTGAAGCGAGGAAGAGCCAGCTCACGTGCTTGGCCTGTGGCAACGTTATAAAGTACGCCGATGAAAGCGGAAGGCACTACACAAAGAAGCCCAAGGGAATTGAGACTGAGTTCTACGTGAAGTTTGCCTTGAGGAAGTATCATGAGGGTGACGAGAGGTTTGCGAGGCAGAGGTTGCTTGTGAAGGTTAAGGTTAAAGATAAGGACTTGATTTTTGAGCCAGCCAGTAGAGAGGACAACGAGAAGCTGTGGAGGGCGAAGGAGAAGGTTAATGAGTTGATCGAGAGGAAGGATCCAGATGTGCCGAGTGAGCAGATACCTCTTTATGAAAATCGACGTATTACTCCAATTCTCGGAGCAGAAAAATGGTACCAATTTTTCAATCCCCGCCAACTCCTCACGCTGATTAAGATTGTAAGGCTAATCCGCGAGGTTGGGAAGAGGGTTGAGGAGGAGAAGCTCAGGGAGGGTTGGGACGAGGAGAGGGCCTTTGAATATGCGGAGGCTGTTGCGACGTATTTGAGCATGGCGATGTTGAAATATGCATATTACGATTCAGTTGTCACTAGGTGGGATTCCACATGGTGGAAGATTGGAGAAACTATGTCTACAAGAGGAATCGCAATGAATTGGAACTGGACTGAAAGTCCTTGGTTTGGGGAGTTTGGAGGGTTAATAAAAACACTGCCCGCGTTATCTAGGGCTCTTAACTACCTCATTACCGCCCTCGCCTCCTCAATCCAGAAGACCCTCACCGACTTCACGAAGACCAACACCGTGAAAGTCCTCCAGGGCGACGCGACCTCTCTCAATCTCGGTGAGAAGTTCGACGTCATCGTAACCGACCCGCCGTACGCCGATGATGTCCCATACACCGAGCTGAGCGACTTTTACTACGTCTGGCTCAAGCGCGCTTTGAGCGACTCTGATGGAAAGAAATTGATTCCAAGGTTCCACAAGACGGCCTTCTTCAAGAAGGTTGGGCAAAAGTGGGTTGAAATTAAAACACAATGGCAGGAATTTGCGAAGAAGGAGGTCTCCATGGATCCCCAAAGATTCGGAAATAAAGAAATCGCACAACAACACTTCGAAAACCTCTTTAGCCAGGCATTCGTTGCAATGCGTGAGCACCTAAAAGATGATGGCCTTTTAGTTACTTACTATGCCCACACAGATCCAGAAAGCTGGCTAACGCTCCTGAACGCTGGCTGGAGAAGAGCTGGGCTCCAGATAGTCAGGGCATTCCCACTATCAACTGAATCATCCACAAGCATAGTGAAGAGGGGGAAGCTAAGCTTAGACACTTCAATAGTGGTTGTGTGGAGGAAGCCGAGTGAGAGGAGGAAGGTGGACATATTCGAGCTGAGCAATGTAATAGCCGAGAAGTCCAAGGAATCCGCAAAGCTCTACATGAAGTACGGTTACAAGGGCCTTGACCTGCTCTACGGAGTAATGACGTCAATCCTCGAGGAGGTCACGAGATACGGAGAGGTCACGTCTCCAAAGGGCCCGCTCTCAACGAGGGAGATACTTGAGAGGCACGTTTATCCCGCAACGATTAGGGGAATAGTTGAGGCTATCGCCGACGTTAAGGGGAAGATATCATCAAACGAGGGCCTGTTCTACTCGGCATACAAGGTTCTCTTCGGCAATGCATCCCTGGGGGCCAATGATATAATACTTCTCAACCTAGCGACCTTCACGAATGCGAAGTTGCTTGTAAAGAGCAAGATTCTAAAGGAAGGAACTTCGTCGAGCAAGAAGGAGTTTAAGCTGTACTCACCAGATCTTATTGGAGAAACTGTCCTTGAGCCGAAGGGATTCCAGATCTTCCTCAAGGAGAAGGGCCTAAACCCCCAGGATCCGAATCCGAGGAATTCCATAGATGTCCTTCACCTGCTCGAGTACTACTCCCTCCTTGGAAGGGAAGTTCTCCAGGATAGGATTGAGGAGTTGAGAAGGAAGAATCCATCCTGGGTTGAGGAGGCAATTGCGATGGCAAGGCTGATATCTTCCTACTACAAAACGGTCTATTCCCAGATGTTCTCACCCCTGGGTGTAGTGGTTAAGGATGAGAGGGCAGTTGAAGGTGAGCTGAAGAAGGATGGCCACTACGAGGTAGTTCTTATGAGCAGGCTCGTCAGGACTTTGGGAGGTGGTTCGATTTGAAGTACGAGGTTTGGGATGATGTTCTCGATGAGAGCTTGGATGAGCACTCGGCTCCAGAGTTAGGTGACGTGGTAACTGGCAAGGCCCACAAAATTTACACTGACCCCAAGGAGTTCTTCAAGAGAACCTACTTTACGCGCCCAATGCTCGAAATCCTGGAGCACGTTCTCAAGACGTTTAAGGGAGAGGAGAGGCAGAACGTATTCCTAATCTATTCCCTCTTCGGTGGTGGGAAGACGCACACAATGCTGACCATCTACCACGCTTTCAAGGATCCTGGGGCCCTAAAGGATGAAGAGGTTCTTAGGTATTACGACCCTGAAAAAAGGAAGAGGATAAGTGATATAGCTGACACAATTTCGTCCCTCCGGGACGTGATTATAATCCCGATCTACGGGAAAGGTGAGCTACCAAGGCCCAGGAAGCCGAAGGGCAATATAAGGACGCTGTGGGGTTACATGGCAGACCTACTTGGAGAGTACGAGAAGATTAGGGTTGAAGATGAGACATTGACCAGCCCGACTCCAGATCTAATAAGGGAGATAATCGGGGGGAGGAAGGTTCTCTTCCTGATAGATGAGATAGTCGACTACGTCGATAACCTTCGAAAGTCCGCGGATGAGGAGGAGAGGAACTACTCAAGGAACGTGAGCAAATTCTTGGATCACCTTGCAACGGCCCTTCTCGGCTCTAACTCCGTTTTAATCGTGACCCTTCCAATGGATGAGGAAGGAGGGATCATCAAGACAGAGAAGGAGTACGACAGGGAGGTCATCCTTGAGATAAGGAGGGCTCTGAGGAGGGTCGGCGGAACCAGGATGTACTCGCCGGTTAAGACAGAGGAGGATGAAAACGAGCTCGTTGAGATACTCAAGAGGAGGATATTCAAGAGGATAAGTGAGGATGAGAAGGCAAGGGTACTGTCACGGCTGGGGAAGGCCTACTCAAACGAGGAGATATTCGGGAGGGAGGCGAGGGTCGAGGAAGTTAGGAAGAGCTATCCCTTCCACCCGGAGTACGTAAATGTCCTTAGGACGATAATAGAGAGGGTTGGCCTCCAAAGGACGAGGGACTTAATTAGGATAACCAGGATAGTCGTGAGGGGGATACTCAAGGAGGAGCCTTCCCTTATTATGCCCCACCACATAAACCTGGACGACGATAAGATAAAGGGAAGCTTCTTCTCGGAGAGCACGATATACGGTGACTACTGGACGGTCTATGAGAGCGATGTCAAGGAGAATAAACTCAAGGGCTTTTCCAATCCAGAGCTCGCGAGGCTAATCCTGACCTACGTCTTCCTGAAGACCTATCCATACGATTCCCCAACATCCCTCCCGGAGTTCCCGACGCCCAAGAGGATAGCTTGGGGAGTTTACGAGCCGAAGCTCTTCGAGGAGAAGGGCTGGAGCATTGTTGAGATAAGGGATGCGGTTGATGAGATCAGGGAGAGCGTCAAGTTCATGTACTTAAACAAGAAGGATCCGTACCTATGGTTCTGGAGGGTTGCGAACGTATCCCAGATGGTCAACAGTAAGGTTGAGGAGCTTCTAGAATCAAGGGCTGGAGAGGTCGTCCAAGAGCTAGTTAAGATGGTTCAGAGGTTCGTGAAGGAGAGGAAGGGCCTTAGAGGTAGGGGATCGAAGATCGAGGATCACGTGACCTTCTTCAAGAACAATAACATAGTAGTGGGCAGGGAACCCCAGGAGTTCTACGATACTCCAGAGTACAAGCTCATGGTTCTCGTTAGGGATGACGTTGACGAGGACACCTTGAGGAGAATAATCTTCATGCACGGAGGAGGGGCGAGGACTTACAGGAACACGATAGTCGTTGTGTATCCCTCAGAGAATGGAATAGACGAGATGATGAAGACCTTGGCAGTTGCAATGGCCTGTGACGAGGTTAAGAGGAGCATCAGGGAGAAGTTCGGGAAGTATGGAAAGGACGTCGTGAACATACAGATGAGCATGGTTGAGGAGATAAAGAGGAAGGCCCTTGAGGATCTAGAGAATCAGATGGTTCAATACTTCAGGATGGTTGCCTATCCGGATAAGTATGGCCCTAGGGTTGTCCAGGCCCAGGCCTCATCGAAATCAGTGATCGAGAACGTTTACTCAGCCCTAGTCAGCCACGGCAAGATAGTTGATGACTTCGACTTCGATTGGCTCGTGGAGAGGCTCAGCGAGGTCAACGTGAACATCTTGAGGCCGGAGGGTTATCCGGTTTCTGAGTTGGTCTACTTGATAATGAGCAATCCTGCGCTTCCAATGGTTAGCGTTGAAGCCCTATTCGAGGCCATAAGGGAGGCCGTGAGAAACCTCGAAATAGGAATCGAGAGGAAAGGAACAATATACTTCAAGAGGATATACAAAGAGGTTCCAAAGGGAGAGGAGGAGGGCGATCCCCCTGGAGCGATAAAGATGGAGGATGTAATCCTTCCAAGGGAGGAAGCACTCAACAGGCAGGTCGCGGAGATACTCAAGAATGAGAGCGAGGAGGTCAGGAGAAAGGGAGGGATGGATTACAAGGTGAGGAAGTGGTACGAGGTGTATCTACCAAACTCGACCCATGGAATCCCCCTGAGGACGATAGTTGAGGAGGGAAGGGTAAAGGAGGAGTACCTTGACCACGTTCTCCAGGGTTATATAGTTGAGAGGGTTGAGGAGGTTCCAGTGACGAGGGGAGAGTTCTACTTGGAGGTTAGTGACGGCATAGTCAAGGGTAAGCCGGGAGATGTAGTTACGCTCGAGGTAAAGATCAAGCCCGTTGGAAGGGAACCCTTCAAGGTTGAGCTTAGACCCAGCATTGGAGAGCTAGATTCTTACGAGGTTGAGCTCGAGAACGGCGAGGAGAGAGCTGTAACTTGGACGATAGTAGTTCCTAGCGAGAGAACTATAGCGGTAATTGAGGGGAGGAGCGAATCTAAGGAGAGGAAGGTCGAAGTTACCATAATCCCAGCTATGGAGGAGGAGATAATTGAGGTCAACGAAGTCAAAGAGGAGCACAAGGGGTACGTTCTAACCGAGATACGTGACATAGGAAGCGTTGACGAGCTAGAGCTTATTCCAATGGAGGGAAAGGTAAGTGGGAGCATGAGGATAGAGAGGCCCTTCTGGGAATCTAGGTTCGAGGGCTTGGACTTAGAGGTTGCCAAGTACATCCTAAAGGAGGTAGAGGAGGTTTTAGGATCGAAGGCTCACCTGGATGTTAGGGTTATCGGAGAGGCGGTTATAGATGACCTACTCTTTGAAAAGCTGAGGGCCCTCAACGGAAAGGTTACCTTCAGGATCAAGAAGGGTGAAGGGGAATGAGCGAGGGAGTGCTCTACATGGTCAAGCTCAAGTACATAGAGAAGGCGAAGCTAGCGGTAAAGAGGGAGCAGAAGCTCGCCGAATTCCTCCCTGTGTTTCTAACTGGAGGTCAGAAGATTCCTGGGAAGGTTGAGGTAAGAACAAGGGTTTACCTTCCAGAGTTCCTTGAGTTTGCTGAGGATCTCGGATGGGAGGTAAAGAAGAGGTACCTAACCACGGAGGATGACTACGCTTACCTTAGGTTGCTAGTTTATGCCGTGGCGATGTCGGTCATTAAGGATCCGGTCAAGTGGGATCAGCTGAAGGCCCACGTTCTATCCATGGAGGCGATACCCCTTAGGTACTGGTCCTCTAAGTTCAGGAACGTTTATTGGAAGTACAAGAATAGAGGAAAGCTATCCTACGTGGCTAGGAGGTTCCTGGAGGTGGAGCTAATTTGAACTTACCCGAGGCAATCCTGAGGGAGTTCCTCCTGCACTCCCCAGACCTCTTTTACCTATCCCTTGCGAGGCCTGGGAGGAGGAAGATAAGGCCTTTCCTTCACCAACTTCAACCCCTTTACCACGCCATGGTTCATAGGCCAATTAGGATTTTCATAGCTGATGAGATCGGGCTGGGAAAAACGATTCAAGCCCTTGCAATAGCTAGATACCTTAACCTTAAGGGGGAGGCTAAGAGGATCTTAATACTCGTTCCAAAGATACTGAGGGAGCAGTGGAGGGAGGAGATTGAGAGGATCGGTGTAAGACCAATAGTCATCGAGAGTGGGGAGGAAGTCGAGGAGAAGCTTAAGAGGGATGGCTTCTTCGTGGTTTCCATAGACCTTGCAAAGATGTACAGTCACAGGGAGAAATTCCTTAGGAAGGATTGGGATCTGGTTATAGTGGACGAGGCCCACAACGTGACGATTGGAACCCAAAGGTACGATTTCGTGAAGGAACTCATCGGTAGGAGGGAGGACCTGAACGTAATATTCCTCTCAGCAACGCCCCACAGGGGGGATTCCAAGGACTACCTTGCAAGACTCTTACTCCTCGATCCCACCCTTGTAGATGACTATCAAAGGCTTGACTCACCGGAGTTCTACAGGAGAACCATGGGGACTATAGTATTCAGGAGGACGAAGCAGTTGGTGAACAAGCTTGAGGGTAAGGAGATATTCAAGAGGTGCCACTTTAGGGCAGTTGTCGTTGGAATAACCGAGGAGGAGAAGGAGTACTTTAGGAAGTTAAATGACGTTCTGTACGATCTCATCAAGAACGCCCAGAAGAATTCGCCGATAGCCCTTTTAGCAATTCTCGTGAATAAAAGGGCATCTTCCAGCTACTCCTCCGCCATGAAGACGCTCAGTAAGATAGTTGAGAGCCACTACTTGAAAAGGGAGGCAAATCCGGAAAGGGTTCAGGAGTACATAGAGAAGCTCTTTGGTCTTGGGTACGATGACATTGACCTTGAGAGCTTTTCGGAGTACGATGAGATAGTTGAGAAGATAATTGGGGAGTACTCGGCTGTTCTTCGAGAGAAGCAGGTTAAAGAGTTTAAGGAGCTACTTGACCTTCTCAAGAGGATAAGGGTCGACAGTAAGATCGAGGTCGTGGCAAACATCGTTAAGAATCACGTTGAGAAGGGTGAGAAGGTTATAGTTTTCACGGAGTTCAAGGACACGCTCGAGTACCTTAGGAGCAAACTCTCTAGATTAGTGGGATTGAATGAGGACGAAGTTTCAATTCTGCATGGGGGAATGTCCTCGGATAAAATTAGGGAAGAAATTAGAAAGTTCGAGAGGAATGGGAAGTTGTTGATCTCTACAGATGTTGCCTCGGAGGGGCTGAACCTTCAGATCGCGAGTGTTCTAATAAACTACGAGGCTCCCTGGACGCCGATAAAGATCGAGCAGAGGGTCGGTAGGGTTTGGAGGATAGATCAGGAGAAGGATGTTAAGGCCTACACCATATTTCTCGACACCGAGGTTGACATGTACGTTCTCAACAACCTCTACGAGAGGATAATGAACATTAGGGAAGTTCTTGGAGAAGGGCCCAGGATCGGATTACCAGTTCCAGGGGAGAGGATACTCGAGGGGGACTTCGAAACCCTATGGAAGGACATCCCCGAAGAGTTCGAGAGTGGCGAGAAGGTGAGCGAATACGACATAGGGTACGCCATACTTAGGAGGGATATAGAAGGATATAGAAAGGCCATCTTGAACACGTTAAAGATTCTGAGGCAGAACATAAGGGGGGCCGTTCTTCAGGAGAGAATCGAGAGTATAAGGAGGGACCTTGAAGCGATAGCCGATGAAAGGATTGAGGAGATAGTGAAAAGATACGTTAGAGAGTTGATGGGGAAGAACGTTCCCGATGTATCTCCGATACTCCACAGGATTATGTTGAGTGGTGACGAGTTTAGAAAAGGGCTTAGGGTTGGAGTTAAGAAAGGAAAGGGAGAGCTTTTCTCCATTAAGCTCGTAAGGAATGGAAAAGAACTGCACAGGTTCCCTATCATGGTGGTTGACGGAGAGGTCATCTATGGGGCTAAGCTACTTGAGAGGCTAATAGACATCCTCAAGGATGGGTACGTAATTCTAGGCGATTCCGAATCCCATTCGAGCTACGAGGCTAGGGTGATAACAATAGGTAGAGACGTGATATACAAGGTTCGCGAGAAGTACAAGAGGTACGATAGATGGCTCAAGAGGAAA
The window above is part of the Pyrococcus sp. NA2 genome. Proteins encoded here:
- a CDS encoding DUF499 domain-containing protein, whose product is MKYEVWDDVLDESLDEHSAPELGDVVTGKAHKIYTDPKEFFKRTYFTRPMLEILEHVLKTFKGEERQNVFLIYSLFGGGKTHTMLTIYHAFKDPGALKDEEVLRYYDPEKRKRISDIADTISSLRDVIIIPIYGKGELPRPRKPKGNIRTLWGYMADLLGEYEKIRVEDETLTSPTPDLIREIIGGRKVLFLIDEIVDYVDNLRKSADEEERNYSRNVSKFLDHLATALLGSNSVLIVTLPMDEEGGIIKTEKEYDREVILEIRRALRRVGGTRMYSPVKTEEDENELVEILKRRIFKRISEDEKARVLSRLGKAYSNEEIFGREARVEEVRKSYPFHPEYVNVLRTIIERVGLQRTRDLIRITRIVVRGILKEEPSLIMPHHINLDDDKIKGSFFSESTIYGDYWTVYESDVKENKLKGFSNPELARLILTYVFLKTYPYDSPTSLPEFPTPKRIAWGVYEPKLFEEKGWSIVEIRDAVDEIRESVKFMYLNKKDPYLWFWRVANVSQMVNSKVEELLESRAGEVVQELVKMVQRFVKERKGLRGRGSKIEDHVTFFKNNNIVVGREPQEFYDTPEYKLMVLVRDDVDEDTLRRIIFMHGGGARTYRNTIVVVYPSENGIDEMMKTLAVAMACDEVKRSIREKFGKYGKDVVNIQMSMVEEIKRKALEDLENQMVQYFRMVAYPDKYGPRVVQAQASSKSVIENVYSALVSHGKIVDDFDFDWLVERLSEVNVNILRPEGYPVSELVYLIMSNPALPMVSVEALFEAIREAVRNLEIGIERKGTIYFKRIYKEVPKGEEEGDPPGAIKMEDVILPREEALNRQVAEILKNESEEVRRKGGMDYKVRKWYEVYLPNSTHGIPLRTIVEEGRVKEEYLDHVLQGYIVERVEEVPVTRGEFYLEVSDGIVKGKPGDVVTLEVKIKPVGREPFKVELRPSIGELDSYEVELENGEERAVTWTIVVPSERTIAVIEGRSESKERKVEVTIIPAMEEEIIEVNEVKEEHKGYVLTEIRDIGSVDELELIPMEGKVSGSMRIERPFWESRFEGLDLEVAKYILKEVEEVLGSKAHLDVRVIGEAVIDDLLFEKLRALNGKVTFRIKKGEGE
- a CDS encoding helicase-related protein, with the translated sequence MNLPEAILREFLLHSPDLFYLSLARPGRRKIRPFLHQLQPLYHAMVHRPIRIFIADEIGLGKTIQALAIARYLNLKGEAKRILILVPKILREQWREEIERIGVRPIVIESGEEVEEKLKRDGFFVVSIDLAKMYSHREKFLRKDWDLVIVDEAHNVTIGTQRYDFVKELIGRREDLNVIFLSATPHRGDSKDYLARLLLLDPTLVDDYQRLDSPEFYRRTMGTIVFRRTKQLVNKLEGKEIFKRCHFRAVVVGITEEEKEYFRKLNDVLYDLIKNAQKNSPIALLAILVNKRASSSYSSAMKTLSKIVESHYLKREANPERVQEYIEKLFGLGYDDIDLESFSEYDEIVEKIIGEYSAVLREKQVKEFKELLDLLKRIRVDSKIEVVANIVKNHVEKGEKVIVFTEFKDTLEYLRSKLSRLVGLNEDEVSILHGGMSSDKIREEIRKFERNGKLLISTDVASEGLNLQIASVLINYEAPWTPIKIEQRVGRVWRIDQEKDVKAYTIFLDTEVDMYVLNNLYERIMNIREVLGEGPRIGLPVPGERILEGDFETLWKDIPEEFESGEKVSEYDIGYAILRRDIEGYRKAILNTLKILRQNIRGAVLQERIESIRRDLEAIADERIEEIVKRYVRELMGKNVPDVSPILHRIMLSGDEFRKGLRVGVKKGKGELFSIKLVRNGKELHRFPIMVVDGEVIYGAKLLERLIDILKDGYVILGDSESHSSYEARVITIGRDVIYKVREKYKRYDRWLKRKGLKRGNLFAETMIIPEKVIEFEPIGDKLEIAKIIPIQVLELLNFSEDDVSLPTRNDLMLLERNFVPLEDILRAERKAMEIVIEIEKKRMREKYGDVGWEVRDVSLHEHYDVLVRTPEGEKYIEVKGHLPFLLQAELTEAEVRFAREHEENYWLYIVANLRKRPVILKIFKPFSNPRVLLVKDGEDVDVTKLVKANVREKGRFLFSLTSS